One genomic region from Anabaena sp. PCC 7108 encodes:
- a CDS encoding TIGR00300 family protein codes for MVSQIRFLMCAPDHYDVDYVINPWMEGNIHKSSRDRAVEQWNKLYNVIKNHAIVDLVAPEKGWPDMVFSANAGLVLGENVVLSRFLHKERQGEEPYFQQWFENNGFNVYTLPKDLPFEGAGDALLDREGRWLWAGYGFRSELDSHPYLAKWLDIEVISLRLMDERFYHLDTCFCPLANGYLLYYPGAFDSYSNRVIEMRVAPEKRIAIEEADAVNFACNAVNVESIVIMNKASDNLKSRLAEVGFQVIETPLTEFLKAGGAAKCLTLRVTEPIGEEIHAIASVESRVIRMEGHLLDAGLINRALDLIVEMGGSFQVLKFNLGEQRQSTSAAEVRVSAPSHEVMEEIISQLIDLGAVDLPQDERDAKLEPVIQAGVAPDDFYVSTIYPTEIRVNGEWLKVQNQRMDGAIAISQTANGIVAKCKLLRDLEIGDKVVVDVLGIRTIRKAESREQRNSQEFSFMSSGVSSERRVELVVEQVAWELRKIKDSGGKVVVTAGPVVIHTGGGEHLSRLVREGYVQGLLGGNAIAVHDMEQNLLGTSLGVDMKRGVAVRGGHRHHLKVINTVRRFGSIAKAVEAGVVKSGVMYECVKNNIPFSLAGSIRDDGPLPDTQMNLILAQQEYSQIIQGADMILMLSSMLHSIGVGNMTPAGVKMVCVDINPAVVTKLSDRGSIESVGVVTDVGLFLSLLTQQLDKLTSPYVAKVG; via the coding sequence ATGGTTTCCCAAATTCGGTTTTTGATGTGCGCTCCTGACCATTATGATGTGGATTATGTGATTAATCCTTGGATGGAAGGGAATATTCACAAGTCATCACGCGATCGCGCAGTGGAGCAATGGAATAAATTATACAATGTTATCAAAAATCATGCCATTGTTGATTTAGTCGCCCCAGAAAAAGGCTGGCCTGATATGGTATTCAGTGCCAATGCGGGTTTAGTTCTCGGTGAGAACGTCGTTCTCAGCCGCTTTTTACATAAAGAACGCCAAGGTGAAGAACCGTATTTTCAACAGTGGTTTGAAAACAATGGTTTTAATGTTTACACACTTCCCAAAGACCTACCCTTTGAAGGTGCTGGTGACGCACTCCTAGACCGAGAAGGGCGTTGGTTATGGGCTGGATACGGTTTTCGGTCAGAATTAGATTCTCACCCCTACCTGGCTAAATGGCTGGACATTGAGGTGATTTCTCTGCGCTTAATGGATGAGCGTTTTTATCATCTTGATACCTGCTTTTGTCCTTTGGCAAATGGTTATTTGCTGTATTACCCTGGTGCGTTTGATTCCTACTCTAACCGTGTGATTGAAATGCGCGTTGCACCGGAAAAGCGGATTGCTATTGAAGAAGCTGATGCTGTCAACTTCGCTTGTAATGCGGTGAATGTGGAAAGCATCGTGATTATGAACAAAGCCAGTGATAATTTAAAATCACGTTTGGCTGAAGTTGGTTTCCAAGTCATTGAAACACCTTTAACCGAATTTCTCAAAGCTGGTGGTGCGGCGAAATGCTTGACTTTGCGGGTAACAGAACCTATTGGTGAGGAAATTCACGCGATCGCATCTGTAGAAAGTCGTGTTATCCGCATGGAAGGACACTTACTGGATGCAGGTTTGATTAACCGCGCTTTAGATTTAATTGTGGAAATGGGGGGAAGTTTCCAAGTTCTCAAATTCAACTTGGGAGAACAACGTCAAAGTACATCTGCAGCTGAGGTAAGGGTATCTGCACCATCCCATGAGGTGATGGAAGAGATTATATCTCAGTTGATTGATTTGGGTGCGGTTGATTTACCCCAAGACGAACGGGATGCTAAATTAGAACCTGTGATCCAAGCGGGTGTTGCTCCTGATGATTTCTATGTCAGCACGATTTATCCCACTGAAATCCGGGTAAATGGGGAATGGCTGAAAGTGCAGAATCAACGCATGGATGGGGCGATCGCTATTTCTCAAACTGCCAATGGTATAGTAGCTAAGTGTAAACTATTGCGTGATTTAGAAATAGGCGACAAAGTAGTTGTGGATGTATTAGGTATCCGCACCATCCGCAAAGCTGAATCACGAGAACAACGCAATTCCCAAGAGTTCAGCTTTATGTCTTCTGGTGTTTCCAGTGAAAGACGGGTGGAATTAGTCGTTGAACAAGTGGCTTGGGAATTACGTAAAATTAAGGATAGCGGTGGTAAAGTAGTTGTCACTGCTGGTCCTGTGGTAATTCATACTGGTGGCGGTGAACATTTATCACGGTTAGTTCGAGAAGGTTACGTACAAGGACTTTTAGGCGGAAATGCGATCGCTGTCCATGATATGGAACAAAACCTGCTGGGTACATCCCTGGGTGTGGACATGAAGCGGGGTGTAGCTGTCAGAGGTGGCCACCGACATCATTTAAAAGTCATTAATACCGTTCGCCGGTTTGGTAGCATTGCTAAAGCTGTAGAAGCGGGAGTTGTGAAAAGTGGGGTGATGTATGAATGCGTGAAAAATAACATTCCCTTTTCCCTCGCTGGTTCAATTCGGGATGATGGACCTTTACCTGATACCCAAATGAACCTGATTTTAGCACAACAGGAATATTCGCAAATCATCCAAGGTGCGGATATGATTCTGATGCTGTCTTCCATGCTGCATTCTATTGGGGTGGGAAATATGACTCCTGCGGGTGTGAAGATGGTTTGTGTGGATATTAACCCTGCGGTAGTGACTAAATTGAGCGATCGCGGTTCAATAGAATCTGTAGGTGTGGTGACTGATGTCGGTTTGTTCCTCAGTCTGTTAACTCAGCAGTTGGATAAATTGACGAGTCCTTATGTTGCTAAGGTAGGTTAA